From one Colletotrichum destructivum chromosome 3, complete sequence genomic stretch:
- a CDS encoding Putative cytochrome P450 has protein sequence MNRTLYDRALDEMSSRLPILSSSLIFLLAALLAQAFFKADPLAHIPIVGKGGKEARRKQYVSGGSESIVVAPKYMPELRRLPDDILSFTEASNESLQSEYTHMNSDAPGLPQIVKSMLTPALVRLNPIISTEVAGTMASELPQSGEWKEVDINQKLLRIVAIVSGRIFVGPELCRNETYIDSAINYTIDVMVAVYMIGLVPVWLRPFLAPRLPFVRKVEKRIQEADDFLRPVVKERRTAMQDPSFSSPDDMLQWIINSEIKRGNDDDKAIAKLQLSVSMAAIHTTTLTTLNALYTLAAMPHLVPELRDEIRQALKDNGGEFGSPALQSMKKLDSFLKETMRCFPLSAVSFQRKVLKPFTLSNGQTIPAGVIVEVPAGSIAADGAIFDNPGEFDHLRFYNMRQSKGSHATGSAKAEVVANSQFVSVSESSLTFGYGRHACPGRFFAANEIKMIMANILLHYEIKNPDGVTERHKNVRTGSQVRSYQSLAILMVC, from the exons ATGAACCGCACACTCTACGACAGGGCTCTAGACGAAATGTCCTCAAGACTCCCGATTCTGTCATCTAGTCTGATCTTTCTCCTAGCTGCGTTGCTGGCACAAGCCTTTTTCAAGGCCGATCCACTGGCACATATTCCTATTGTCGGCAAAGGAGGCAAAGAGGCAAGGAGGAAGCAATATGTATCTGGCG GGTCCGAAAGTATTGTCGTTGCTCCTAAATATATGCCGGAGCTGAGGCGGCTACCAGACGACATTCTTAGCTTCACAGAAGCTTCCAATGAA TCCCTCCAATCTGAGTACACGCATATGAATTCCGACGCCCCGGGGCTTCCGCAAATCGTCAAGTCTATGCTCACACCTGCACTCG TGAGACTGAACCCTATTATCTCAACTGAAGTCGCCGGGACAATGGCATCGGAGCTTCCACAGTCAGGCGAGTGGAAAGAGGTTGACATCAACCAGAAGCTGTTACGCATCGTGGCTATTGTGTCTGGCAGAATCTTTGTGGGCCCCGAGCTCTGTCGCAACGAGACATACATTGATTCTGCCATCAATTACACCATAGACGTCATGGTCGCCGTTTACATGATCGGGCTCGTGCCTGTATGGCTCCGTCCTTTTCTCGCGCCCCGTCTCCCGTTCGTCAGGAAAGTGGAAAAGCGGATCCAAGAAGCCGATGACTTTCTGCGCCCAGTGGTCAAGGAGCGAAGAACAGCTATGCAAGACCCTAGCTTTTCATCACCTGACGATATGTTACAGTGGATCATCAACTCCGAAATCAAACGGGGAAATGATGACGACAAGGCTATTGCGAAGTTGCAGCTGAGCGTGAGTATGGCCGCTATTCATACGACAACTCTCACCACCCTCAATGC TCTCTACACCCTTGCTGCTATGCCGCACTTAGTGCCTGAGCTTAGAGACGAGATACGTCAGGCTCTGAAGGACAACGGTGGGGAGTTTGGCAGTCCTGCTTTACAGAGCATGAAGAAGCTGGATAGTTTCCTCAAAGAAACCATGCGATGTTTTCCACTCAGTGCTG TCTCGTTCCAACGTAAGGTTCTGAAGCCCTTCACACTCTCAAATGGCCAAACCATCCCTGCCGGGGTCATTGTTGAGGTTCCGGCAGGAAGTATCGCAGCTGATGGTGCCATCTTCGACAACCCCGGCGAGTTCGATCACTTGCGCTTTTACAATATGCGACAATCCAAAGGCAGCCACGCCACTGGATCGGCGAAGGCAGAGGTCGTTGCTAACAGCCAGTTCGTCAGTGTCAGCGAGTCAAGCCTGACATTTGGGTACGGCCGGCACGCCTGCCCTGGGAGATTCTTTGCTGCCAACGAAATCAAGATGATTATGGCAAACATCCTGCTTCACTATGAGATCAAAAACCCCGATGGCGTGACGGAAAGACACAAGAATGTCCGGACTGGGTCACAGGTTCGTAGTTACCAAAGCCTCGCGATCTTGATGGTATGCTGA
- a CDS encoding Putative NTF2-like domain superfamily, SnoaL-like domain-containing protein, with amino-acid sequence MATSDHELIRNTLARYAIGVDFENWDTFSKAFLDDAKITFQAPIGTLSGISAIKSTVQAMVGPFQTHHGITTQLIEITGETTAEATSYVTTVLSGTGKDEGKSATISGYYQDKLVKVVVDGEEDWKILERKAFNRGTPTGDLSLSP; translated from the coding sequence ATGGCTACGTCGGACCACGAACTTATTCGCAATACTCTTGCACGCTACGCTATAGGTGTAGATTTCGAAAACTGGGACACCTTCTCAAAAGCTTTTCTAGACGATGCCAAAATCACTTTTCAAGCACCTATCGGTACCCTGAGCGGAATATCAGCAATCAAATCGACAGTCCAAGCCATGGTTGGGCCGTTCCAAACACACCACGGTATAACCACGCAACTCATCGAGATTACGggcgagacgacggcggaaGCCACAAGCTATGTTACCACTGTTCTTTCAGGTACAGGAAAGGACGAAGGCAAGAGTGCAACAATTTCGGGTTATTATCAGGACAAGCTTGTCAAGGTCGTTGTCGATGGTGAAGAGGATTGGAAGATTTTGGAGCGTAAGGCATTCAACAGAGGAACACCTACAGGGGATCTATCCTTGAGCCCTTGA
- a CDS encoding Putative enoyl-CoA hydratase/isomerase, ClpP/crotonase-like domain superfamily has product MELTAYRSLKTSFDSGVLVVTFHNPDSPEYNFWGRATQEELKDLVKNLDADDETKVVIFKSDAPKFFVAHLDVTILDGSDPIFIEEFAALLHSITTLRQVTIGAVEGRARGAGSEFLASLDMRFATRSPDTLIAHQEICSGLIPGGGASQFLTHLVGRARALEYILTGKDINAADAERIGWINKSFVNSEEMYAYISQQTSRLRLFPLTALHEIKKAVNRHSVPSCEDIVSEGTAFRRQYKDPQTQAVLTKTWEVLASIPQMEAELDLPSLAPQFYE; this is encoded by the exons ATGGAGCTCACGGCCTACCGCAGCTTGAAAACCTCTTTCGACTCTGGTGTCCTTGTAGTCACCTTCCATAATCCAGACTCTCCCGAGTACAATTTCTGGGGCCGAGCCACTCAGGAAGAGCTCAAAGACCTTGTCAAGAATCTCGATGCTGATGACGAAACCAAAGTCGTCATTTTCAAGAGCGACGCTCCAAAGTTCTTTGTCGCCCATCTCGATGTCACGATCCTCGACGGGTCTGATC CCATCTTCATAGAGGAATTTGCAGCCCTCCTGCACAGCATCACGACCCTTCGCCAGGTGACAATTGGTGCCGTAGAAGGCAGGGCACGAGGGGCAGGGTCCGAGTTTCTGGCGTCATTGGACATGCGATTCGCAACCAGGTCTCCGGACACCCTCATTGCGCACCAGGAAATCTGCAGTGGTCTGATCCCAGGCGGTGGTGCAAGCCAGTTTCTCACCCACCTGGTCGGTAGAGCACGCGCTTTGGAGTATATCTTGACTGGCAAGGACATCAATGCAGCAGATGCCGAAAGAATTGGTTGGATCAACAAGTCGTTCGTAAATTCGGAAGAGATGTACGCCTACATCTCCCAACAGACTTCTCGGCTCCGCCTGTTCCCCCTGACTGCCTTGCACgagatcaagaaggccgtcaaCCGCCATTCGGTCCCGAGCTGCGAGGATATCGTCTCCGAGGGCACTGCGTTTCGTAGGCAGTACAAGGACCCCCAAACGCAGGCGGTATTGACCAAGACTTGGGAAGTACTGGCCTCAATTCCGCAAATGGAGGCAGAGCTGGACCTACCCAGCCTTGCCCCTCAGTTTTATGAGTAA
- a CDS encoding Putative GroES-like superfamily, alcohol dehydrogenase-like, NAD(P)-binding domain superfamily, giving the protein MSLPKTYTSLRRSAEPAPYALVPTTETIPSELGTHDVLVKIHAVSLNFRDVMQQRGLDPYGVLSQGIPASDAAGEVAGIGSGVKDFKIGDRVSPSFFNNRFTDDDIAPPVGLGGGALGVLTEYGVFEDRTLVHLPAQLSWEEAATIPCAGVTAFNAVNQLRGFTDNSTVLLEGTGGVSSFAMHLLVAAGVHVIVTSSSDEKLASYTKISPLIKGINYKQHADIAQEVKRLTDGKGVNLVINTVGESSIPSCVESLAERGVISLVGALGGMGEKLKAGTLLNLMFKRGTIQGVAVGTTEDHRKLNEFIGQKDIKLSALVDKVFAFKEAQKAYDYLGAGKHVGKVIITV; this is encoded by the exons ATGTCTCTTCCCAAGACCTACACCTCGCTGCGTCGCTCTGCCGAGCCCGCACCTTACGCCTTGGTCCCTACCACCGAGACCATCCCGTCAGAATTAGGCACTCACGATGTCCTAGTCAAGATTCACGCAGTCTCACTCAATTTCCGCGACGTTATGCAGCAGCGCGGGCTTGATCCGTACGGAGTCCTAAGCCAAGGCATCCCGGCGTCTGACGCTGCCGGAGAGGTCGCCGGCATTGGCTCCGGCGTCAAGGACTTCAAGATTGGTGACCGCGTGTCTCCCAGCTTTTTCAACAACCGCTTCACCGATGATGACATCGCCCCGCCGGTGGGACTGGGTGGGGGCGCTCTCGGTGTCCTGACCGAGTACGGCGTGTTTGAGGACAGAACCTTGGTTCATCTGCCTGCACAACTGTCCTGGGAGGAG GCTGCTACCATTCCTTGCGCCGGTGTTACTGCATTCAACGCTGTCAACCAACTGCGAGGATTTACCGACAACAGCACTGTTCTACTCGAGG GAACCGGAGGAGTCAGTTCCTTTGCAATGCACCTCCTAGTGGCTGCAGGTGTCCATGTCATTGTAACCTCCTCTTCGGATGAGAAGCTTGCTTCCTACACGAAAATTAGCCCCTTGATCAAAGGCATCAACTACAAGCAACACGCCGATATTGCTCAAGAGGTTAAGAGACTTACTGATGGCAAGGGGGTAAACCTCGTTATCAACACTGTCGGGGAGTCGTCCATTCCCTCCTGCGTTGAGTCACTTGCTGAAAGGGGCGTGATCTCCCTGGTCGGCGCTCTCGGGGGAATGGGCGAGAAGCTGAAGGCAGGCACCCTTCTGAACCTGATGTTCAAGCGTGGCACTATCCA GGGCGTTGCTGTTGGGACCACTGAGGACCATCGAAAGCTCAACGAGTTCATTGGACAGAAGGATATCAAGCTGAGCGCCCTCGTTGACAAGGTTTTTGCCTTCAAGGAAGCACAGAAGGCGTACGACTATCTTGGCGCTGGAAAGCATGTTGGCAAGGTCATTATCACGGTCTAA
- a CDS encoding Putative helicase, P-loop containing nucleoside triphosphate hydrolase, with the protein MDDDFGFDSADEADLLAAVDGVNPAAKRRNEDLSDQQEPTLKRQRASDNTNVAERVLKERFGLKSFRLEQKAAINRLLDGDSAVVVFPTGGGKSLCYQVPAVAIKELDRETGARSPEDGGVSVVISPLIALMKDQVDALRRRGVAAAVLDSTQSREEFVDIHSKLANGKLDLLYCAPERLNNEGFLASLQSIRGGIRLLAIDEAHCISEWGHSFRPDYLKIARFAKEANVERVVCLTATATATVAQDIRATFNVPPEGLFVTSMYRPNLRLMVEAISPDDNQVEICSGFLQEHPGPAIIYVTTHAAAEKLAGDLVKKKFNARPYHAGLDKDIRSDIQDKFLRSDNMIIVGTIAFGMGIDKENVRTIIHFDLPSSIEAYSQQIGRAGRDGKPSTCLLYLSNKDFFLRNIMIHGERPSRLALRALFDEICSAENCEMRPGETFSVALTSQSKRVDIRETQLSIIYAYLELKFGLLRASTPQYSEYKYQVLQGQALAADSSPAAKYIQRQSKKAQLWTYIDVDAPTGSGGVDRADITRKLDSWAESGIIKLDKKGVQKVFRITKAFPKSREETDRIIDNIDTEIVKKEKQDLQRVQDLVDLLTGTKCLTRSLAAYFADTTHASAKECGHCTWCETHKQVRLPDFVPQPLDEKLMKEILTVCKTACAREAGKADDLTATAAKAKSPDKAKTATAQARQALANSTAKEDARFMACVAFGIKTPRVGSMGLHNNKAAFETMSNCNFVELVDAFEKMMK; encoded by the exons ATGGACGATGACTTCGGTTTTGATTCGGCCGATGAGGCCGACCTACTCGCagccgtcgatggcgtcaaTCCTGCTGCGAAGCGAAGGAATGAGGACCTGAGCGACCAGCAAGAGCCCACATTGAAACGTCAAAGGGCGTCTGACAATACCAATGTAGCAGAACGAGTCTTGAAAGAGCGATTTGGACTGAAAAGCTTTCGGCTGGAACAGAAAGCAGCCATCAACCGACTTCTCGATGGCGACAGCGCCGTTGTCGTCTTCCCCACAGGTGGAGGCAAAAGCTTGTGCTACCAG GTCCCTGCAGTCGCTATCAAGGAGCTGGATCGGGAGACGGGCGCCCGTAGCCCCGAGGATGGTGGTGTTTCCGTCGTCATCTCGCCCCTCATCGCCTTGATGAAGGACCAGGTCGATGCTCTACGCCGACGGGGAGTTGCCGCTGCAGTTCTCGATTCGACACAGAGTCGAGAAGAGTTTGTTGACATCCACAGCAAGCTTGCAAACGGCAAGCTGGATCTTCTTTACTGTGCACCGGAGCGGCTTAACAATGAGGGCTTCCTTGCATCCCTGCAATCCATCCGGGGCGGCATCCGCTTATTGGCCATTGACGAGGCGCATTGCATTTCAGAG TGGGGTCATTCATTTCGCCCAGACTACCTCAAGA TCGCCCGGTTCGCGAAAGAAGCCAACGTCGAGAGGGTCGTGTGCCTCACAGcgaccgccaccgccaccgtcgcTCAAGACATCCGAGCAACATTCAACGTTCCTCCCGAAGGCCTCTTTGTCACCAGCATGTACCGTCCAAA CCTCCGGCTTATGGTTGAGGCTATAAGTCCTGACGATAATCAAGTCGAGATATGCTCTGGTTTCTTACAGGAACACCCTGGACCTGCCATCATATACGTCACGACCCATGCT GCTGCTGAGAAACTTGCTGGCGACCTGGTAAAAAAGAAATTCAACGCACGACCTTATCACGCAGGGCTTGACAAGGACATCCGGTCTGATATCCAAGACAAATTCCTGCGGAGCGACAATATGATT ATTGTGGGCACAATTGCCTTCGGCATGGGTATCGACAAGGAAAATGTGCGAACCATCATTCACTTCGATCTACCCAGTAGTATCGAGGCTTACAGCCAACAAATCGGAAGGGCCGGGCGTGACGGCAAGCCAAGCACATGTTTGCTCTACCTTTCCAACAAGGACTTCTTTCTCAGGAACATCATGATTCATGGAGAGAGACCTTCAAGACTCGCTTTGCGGGCGCTCTTCGACGAGATTTGTAGCGCCGAGAACTGTGAGATGAGGCCGGGAGAGACCTTCTCTGTGGCTTTAACCTCCCAGTCAAAACGTGTGGATATCAGA GAAACTCAACTGTCCATCATCTATGCTTATCTCGAGCTGAAGTTTGGTCTCCTCCGGGCCAGTACCCCGCAGTATTCCGAGTACAAGTACCAAGTGCTGCAAGGCCAGGCATTAGCTGCTGATTCATCACCAGCAGCTAAGTACATACAGAGGCAATCCAAGAAAGCCCAGCTGTGGACTTATATAGACGTCGACGCTCCCACGGGTAGTGGTGGCGTAGACCGGGCTGACATTACTCGAAAGCTGGACTCGTGGGCCGAGTCCGGCATCATCAAGCTCGACAAGAAGGGTGTCCAGAAAGTGTTCCGCATTACCAAGGCTTTTCCCAAGAGCCGAGAGGAAACGGATAGAATCATCGACAACATTGATACAGAGATCGtaaagaaggagaagcaaGACTTGCAGCGGGTGCAGGATCTTGTTGACCTCCTAACGGGTACCAAGTGTCTCACTCGTAGCCTTGCGGCCTACTTCGCTGACACCACCCACGCATCGGCCAAGGAGTGTGGTCACTGCACTTGGTGCGAGACTCACAAGCAGGTTAGACTGCCAGACTTCGTACCTCAGCCCCTGGACGAGAAGTTGATGAAGGAAATCCTCACTGTCTGCAAAACAGCGTGTGCAAGGGAGGCGGGCAAAGCCGACGATCTCACTGCAACCGCCGCGAAGGCCAAGTCGCCAGATAAGGCCAAGACTGCAACCGCGCAGGCAAGACAGGCTCTTGCCAATAGCACGGCGAAGGAGGATGCCCGTTTCATGGCATGTGTGGCCTTCGGCATCAAAACACCTCGTGTCGGCAGCATGGGTCTTCACAACAACAAGGCTGCGTTTGAGACGATGAGCAATTGCAACTTCGTT GAGCTTGTGGACGCATTTGAAAAGATGATGAAATAG
- a CDS encoding Putative cytochrome P450, translated as MALLDIVGVAVTAVTTPSTLFLLLLASVPLFGIYVAVYTLSRRVPWPANAPPIALDNYPITGSWGFWGRRWSWHRRQRDATPSGNFAFHAGPNTIVGLSGDAGRRLFFESKDLGFSEGYAVLFGQSPTVEALDVGEGKDHDINNHFTRRIVFLLKNEQFRRKLPTLIADTQEAMDAIGNDPSGVTNPFESLYRIVFRLTIRMVGADDIADDAQLLEQTLELFETIEASATATSVMFPKVPSPALLKRTYAGTKLYFMIEGIIKKRMASGEKHDDALQYMLDQGDRTFRIIEFVVGALFAGLLNSGINAAWVACYLACSPEWLAKAQDEVRAAAAKYARDPSAPLRYQLDDVPLEAWESEFPVIDMCLRDSIRLNLLGTAFRKNTSGRPIPTGHGNEVIPPGAFVAYATGDIHLDPQVYPDPLKWDPARYLPDRAEDKKKPDAFVGWGTGRHPCLGVRFAKLEQNIITAYFIASFDFSLEDEKGNKLTTPPQVDVERHSAHKPDPPQFLRVTPKYK; from the exons ATGGCGCTCCTGGATATCGTCGGTGTCGCTGTCACCGCTGTCACCACACCCTCCACGctgttcctcctcctcctcgcgtCTGTTCCTCTCTTTGGCATATATGTAGCTGTGTATACCCTTTCCCGCCGCGTGCCGTGGCCCGCCAACGCGCCGcccatcgccctcgacaacTACCCGATCACGGGCTCCTGGGGTTTCTGGGGCCGGCGCTGGAGCTggcatcgccgccagcgcgACGCAACGCCCTCAGGCAACTTCGCGTTCCACGCCGGCCCCAacaccatcgtcggcctgTCGGGTGACGCGGGCCGACGCCTGTTCTTCGAGTCCAAGGACCTGGGATTCAGCGAGGGCTACGCTGTGCTTTTTGGCCAGTCGCCCACagtcgaggccctcgacgtgGGCGAGGGCAAGGATCATGACATCAACAACCACTTCACCCGCCGCATCGTCTTCCTGCTGAAGAACGAGCAGTTCCGCCGCAAGCTGCCGACTCTCATCGCCGACACCCAGGAGGCCATGGACGCCATCGGCAACGACCCCAGCGGCGTCACCAATCCCTTCGAGAGCCTGTACCGCATCGTGTTCCGTCTGACGATCCGCATGGTaggcgccgacgacatcgccgacgacgcacagcttctcgagcagaCGCTGGAGCTGTTCGAGACTATTGAGGCCAGCGCGACCGCCACTTCCGTTATGTTCCCCAAggtgccctcgccggccctGCTGAAGCGTACTTACGCCGGTACGAAACTGTACTTTATGATCGAGGGCATCATCAAGAAGCGCATGGCGAGCGGCGAGAAAcacgacgacgccctgcAGTACATGCTCGACCAGGGCGATCGGACATTCCGTATCATCGAGTTCGTCGTCGGGGCTTTGTTCGCGGGGCTTTTGAACAGCGGCATCAACGCGGCGTGGGTTGCCTGCTATTTGGCTTGCTCTCCCGAATGGCTCGCCAAGGCCCAAGACGAagtccgcgccgccgccgccaagtATGCCCGGGACCCTTCCGCGCCCTTGCGTTACCAGCTCGATGATGTCCCCTTGGAGGCCTGGGAGTCCGAGTTTCCCGTCATCGACATGTGTCTGCGCGACTCGATCCGCCTGAACTTGCTGGGCACTGCCTTTAGGAAGAATACCAGCGGCCGCCCGATTCCTACAGGACACGGCAACGAAGTCATACCGCCTGGTGCCTTCGTCGCTTATGCGACAGGCGACATCCATCTCGATCCCCAAGTGTACCCCGACCCGCTGAAATGGGACCCCGCCAGATATCTGCCTGACCGCgccgaggacaagaagaagcccgaTGCGTTCGTTGGGTGGGGTACAGGGCGACATCCATGCC TGGGCGTCCGCTTCGCCAAGCTCGAGCAGAATATCATTACTGCCTACTTCATTGCCTCGTTCGACTTTAGCCTCGAGGATGAGAAGGGTAACAAGCtcaccacaccaccacaGGTTGATGTCGAGCGTCACTCTGCCCACAAACCGGACCCTCCGCAATTCCTTCGGGTTACTCCAAAGTACAAGTAG
- a CDS encoding Putative zn(2)Cys(6) fungal-type DNA-binding domain, fungal transcription factor — MSPTALTVTAPASPESPERRRCWECLRRRLVCDAIKPVCNKCRTAGIVCPGYDDKKPLTWLAPGKVTCRTRRKPRSGETDADSKKPIRPKSKTLRKGLGRTLSEEEQRIFDGVEYILHSDLRTDICDVYEAVQYYNAVFYPYTRAGHSGNANVFIDQIPLKVVKYLPTSIAHNLVAIVFQHRLHVQMEWKFDCPSAKHAQARLHHHRGISIRALNEDIANAKTQSSDTVLTGVTLLMQSEITSCISPNWKHHATGFLAMLACRGGATGWLKSAGYLRGVLLSFLITMVVANTTSPSFDQVEICSHKELIAMTEELYPLGLHPSIPCPMTLFLEIIRINHLRYQFSKGLISKEEAEVSADKIISRIMDFNSEDCTGFYEAKEQRDLITHMFHSAVAVFGISSLQSTGVLPNTRYLKSLKTGHSDRLYCLLEEMRKHTVLKKSVQWPLIVAGVEAGIRVDKRRLVGELLVDQGKDIGTPLSFHAKTILRKFWDGTNTDWDVCFDQPYALVA, encoded by the exons ATGTCTCCGACAGCCTTAACCGTGACGGCCCCTGCATCACCCGAGTCCCCCGAgcgccgccgttgttggGAATGTCTCCGCCGTCGCTTGGTCTGTGACGCCATCAAGCCTGTCTGCAACAAGTGTCGAACGGCAGGGATTGTTTGCCCCGGCTACGACGACAAGAAACCACTCACTTGGCTTGCCCCGGGCAAGGTCACATGCCGCACTCGGCGAAAACCTCGCAGTGGGGAGACCGACGCCGATAGCAAGAAACCCATTAGGCCAAAGTCAAAGACATTGAGGAAGGGTTTGGGTAGAACTTTGAGTGAGGAGGAGCAAAGAATTTTTGATGGGGTTGAATACATTCTTCACTCGGATCTCAGAACCGATATCTGTGACGTTTATGAGGCCGTTCAGTATT ACAACGCCGTCTTCTACCCCTACACCAGGGCTGGACATTCGGGCAACGCCAACGTGTTCATCGACCAAATACCTCTGAAGGTGGTAAAATACCTGCCGACGTCTATAGCACACAACCTGGTGGCTATCGTGTTTCAACACCGGCTGCATGTGCAGATGGAATGGAAATTCGACTGCCCCTCGGCCAAACACGCCCAAGCTCGACTACACCACCATCGCGGCATTTCCATCCGCGCTCTCAACGAGGATATTGCCAATGCCAAGACACAGAGCAGCGACACGGTACTGACAGGTGTCACTTTACTTATGCAGTCTGAG ATAACGTCATGCATATCACCCAATTGGAAGCATCATGCCACCGGCTTTCTTGCCATGCTCGCCTGTCGCGGAGGTGCCACAGGCTGGCTCAAGTCTGCGGGTTACTTGAGAGGTGTTCTTTTGTCCTTCTTGAT AACAATGGTGGTTGCAAACACAACAAGCCCCTCGTTTGATCAAGTAGAAATTTGCTCCCACAAAGAGCTTATCGCCATGACGGAGGAATTGTATCCTCTGGGTTTGCACCCTTCCATACCTTGTCCAATGACCCTCTTCTTAGAGATCATCCGGATCAATCATCTCCGGTACCAGTTTTCGAAGGGGTTGATCAGCaaggaagaagccgaggTTTCTGCCGACAAGATCATCAGCAGGATCATGGATTTCAACTCGGAAGACTGCACCGGCTTCTACGAAGCCAAAGAGCAACGTGACCTGATTACTCACATGTTTCATTCGGCGGTTGCTGTATTTGGCATCTCCTCTCTGCAGAGTACCGGGGTTCTTCCCAACACGAGGTACCTGAAGTCGCTGAAGACAGGGCACAGCGACCGTTTGTACTGCCTATTGGAAGAAATGAGGAAGCACACGGTCCTCAAGAAGTCGGTACAGTGGCCTTTGATagtcgccggcgtcgaggcaGGAATCAGAGTAGACAAGCGACGGCTTGTTGGGGAGCTCCTCGTAGACCAGGGGAAGGACATTGGCACGCCCCTTTCTTTCCACGCCAAGACCATACTACGGAAGTTCTGGGACGGGACCAACACGGATTGGGATGTTTGTTTCGATCAGCCTTATGCGTTGGTGGCTTAG